The sequence GCGAAAAGATTGCAGTGAACGAGTTTGTGGCGTATGCCTCGCTCCGCGATCTCAAAGATGTGATGACGCAGCGGTCGATGATCATCGGGACGTACGCGCTGTGCGGCTTTGCCAACTTCTCGTCGATCGCGATTCAGATTGGTGGCATTGGCGGCATTGCGCCGTCGCGCAAGAGCGAGATTGCGTCGCTGGGGCTGCGGGCGGTGCTGGGCGGCGCGCTGTCGTCGTGGCTCACGGCGACCATTGCGGGCGTGCTCGTGGCGTAGCGGATCGCGAACGCTCCGGCCAAAAACAAAAAACGCCCCGACGAGTGTTGCGGCTCGTCGGGGCGTTGCCGTGCGGTATAGCGCGGGCGGCGGTTGGGCTGTGTTTAAAAACACCTCGCGGACTGCGCCCGGTTGGAGAGCCGTTGCTGCTGCGTTGTTCTGCATCGCTGTAGGCCCGCTACCCCTGCTTCGAACGCCTTGCAGCTTCGGCTTCCCCCCTCGGGCTCGCGCTCACGTTGATTTTTCAAACACAGCCTAGATGTTGATGGGCTCGCCGTATGCCACGCGGGTTGCTTCCATGATGGACTCCGAGAGGGTGGGATGCGGGTGCATCGCCTCCATAATCTCGTGGCCGGTGGTTTCGAGCTTCCGGGCGGTGACCACCTCGGCAATGAGCTCGGTGGCGTCGTGCCCAATGATGTGGCAGCCGAGGAATTCGCCGTACTTCTTGTCGTAAATGGTCTTGACGAAGCCTTCGGTATGGCCCAGGGCGGCGGCTTTTCCGCTGGCCTTGAACGGGAATTTTCCGACCATCACGTCGTAGCCCGCTTCCTTCGCGGCGTCCTCGGTATAGCCGACCGAAGCGATCTGCGGCTGGCAGTAGGTGCAGCCCGGCACGTTGTTGTAGTCGATGGGGCGCACGTCGTGGCCCGCGATCTTCTCGATGCACAAGATGCCTTCGTGGCTGGCCTTATGCGCAAGCCAGGGGCCGCCGGCCACGTCGCCAATGGCATACACACCGTCTACGTTGGTGCGAAAGAACTCGTCGACCTCAATCTTGCCGGGTGCCGTCTCCACGCCCACGGCATCGAGGCCCACATCCTCAATGTTGCCCACAACGCCGACCGCCGAGAGGATCTGGTCGCACGCAATGTGCTCGGTGCCGCTGTCTGTTTCCACCTCAACCGAGAGCGCATCGCCGTCTTCTGCGTAGCCCTGCACGCGCGCATCGGTCATCACGTTGATGCCCATGCGGCGGTAGGCCTTCGCCAGCTCCTTCGACACGTCGGCATCTTCATTGGGCACCATGCGGTCTTGCACCTCAATGATGGTCACCTCGGTGCCCATGTTGTGGTAGAAGTAGCCAAACTCCACGCCAATGGCGCCGGCACCCACAATCACGAGCCGGTCGGGCTGGTCGGTTTGTAGCATGGCCTCGGTCGAGGAGATCACGTGCTCGCCGTCAAACGGAAGCGGCGGAATCTCGCGGGGCCGCGCGCCGGTGGCCACAATGATGTGATCGGCCTGCACGGTGGTTTCCTCGCCAATCTCCTCGCCGTCCATGTTGGTCGACGGCGTCACCTCCACCGTATCGGGGGCCGTGAGGCGCCCGTGCCCGTAGATGACATCAATCTTGTTCTTCTTCATGAGGAACTGCACGCCGCTGTTCATCTTGGAGGCGGCGCCGCGGCTGCGCTCAATCACTTTGGGGAAGTCCGGCGTGATGGAGCCCTCAACGGTCAGGCCGTAATCGCCAAAGTGTTGGGCGTCGTAGGCCATTTCGGCGCTCTTGAGCAGCGCCTTGGTGGGAATGCATCCGACGTTTAGACAGACGCCCCCCAGTTTGTCTTTTTCGATGATGGCGGTGTTCATGCCGAGTTGAGAGGCGCGGATGGCGGTTTCGTAGCCGCCTGGCCCGCTGCCAATTACGACGCAGTCGTATCGCGTAGCCATGTTAGATGCGTTTGCGTGCAGAGGAATGTGCGTGCGCATGGTGAAATACAGCCTGCGGGTGGGCGTTCCCATCGGGCGGCTGGCGCGGGGGCGTAAGCTTTGGTAAAAACGGAGCCAGGGCGCGGCGCTACCGGTCGCGCAGCCACGCCACGGGGTTGGTTGAGGTGCCGCCGTCGGTGTCAAAGACGGCGAAGAAGAGCCCGGCGCCGCGAGGTTCGGTGCTGGTGCCCGCTTGCCCAAGCACCTCCCCGGCGGCCACTTGGTTGCCCACGGCAACGTACAGCGTCGAAAAGTTGCTGTACACCGATAGGTACTCGCCGTGCTGAACGACGAGGTAGGTGCCATAGCCCGGCACAAAGTCGACATCCGAGACGGTGCCGTCAAACACGGCGTGCACGTCGGCCCGGGGGCGCGTGGCGATGAAGATGCCGGGGTGAAACGTGGTGGTGCCGTACACCGGATCGCGGTGGTTGCCGTACGACTCGGTGATGGCGCCCGTGGCGGGCCACGGCAGATCGCCGCGGTTGCGCTGAAACGACGAGGAGAGGTTGGCGAAGCGGGCGGCCTCGGCCGCGGTGCGACTAGCGCTGCGGGTGCCGGCGCGGGCGTCGGCGATGAGGGCCTGGATGCGCTCTTGAAGGGCCTGGGCGGCCTGCTGCTTCTTCTCGATGTCGGCCTTGAGCGTAGAGCGCTTCTCGCGCAGCTCGGCAATGACGGCTTGCCGGTCGGCGCGCAAGCTGCGGAGGCGGTTGCGCTCGGCGCGGGCGTCGGCGAGGAGGCGCTGCGTGCGCGCCAGCGATGCGCTCAGCTTCTCACGCCGCTTCTCGATGGCCGACTGCGCCGTTAGAATGGCGCTGCGCCGCTGCTTCCGCTGCTCGGCAAACTGATGCAGGTAGCGGGCCCGCACCAGCATCTGGTTGATGGTTGAGGCCGAGAAGATGAGCGCCAGGTCGTGCAGGCGCCCGTACTTGTAGGCATGCGTGGCGCGGCGCTGGTACTCTTCCTTCAGCTCGGTAAGCCCCGAAGAGAGCGTGCGCAGCGTGTCGCGCAGGGCCGCCTGTTCCTCCTCCAGCTGATTCAGGCGCTGCTGGTAGGTGGCCACAAGCTCCTCACGCAAGGAAATTTCGCGCTGGATGCGCTCCAGCTTTTCGCGGGTGGCGGCCTCGGCCTCGGCGGCTTGTTCGAGCTGTTGCCGCTCGGTCTGGATCTGGCGCTTGAGGGCCGCGAGGCGCTCTTTGGTTTGTTGCTGTTCCTGCTGCACGGACGACTGCGCCCATGCCGTCGGCGCCGCGGCGGTGCTCCATCCAAGCAGCATGAGAAGGACCCAGCAGAAGCGGCGCATGCGCATAGGCTACTCGTCGACAGCAGAAAACGGATACGAGAGGCGCTGCACGTCGCCGTCAACCGTCAGGCGAAACGGCGGCAGCGCGGTGTTGAAGCGCATTTCCTTGTACGCAATCTGGGCGCGGGTGCCATCGGCCGGCCGCCGAAAGGTAATGGATTGCGGCACCACCACGCCGCCTACGGTGGCAAAATCGCCAAAGCGGCGTTCCTCAACGATAGCCCCGTCGGCGCTGCGCTCCACGTACCGCAGCACGCGCCAGCGCGTGGGGTCGACGGTGTAGGTGCAGCAGCCACTGGGCGCGGTAATGACGTAGTTCAGGCTGTCGGGGCCCACGGCGGTGGTCCAGCCGCCGCCCGCGGGCGGCGCAAGCAGGCCTGTCATGTTTGCAAACAGGGCGCGCGTAGCCACCGGAACGGGCAAAAACGATTGGGCTTCCTGCACGGTGCCGTACAGCAGCTGATTGTCGAGCCGGTTGTACACGTAGAAGCTGTCGGGCGTAAGGAGCATGCGCCCGGCCTCGATGCCCAGGAAAGCGTGCAAGCTCATGTAGAGCGAGTCGGCCCGGTCTTGGCGAATGCGCGCCGTGAACGACCCGTCGCGTGCTGGGGCGTCGATGCGCACGCGGGCCTCGGCCTGCAGGGTGCGTAGCGAGTCGGTGCCTGCGGCCACGCGCTGGTGAATCTGCGCGGTGGTGTGGTTCGGAAACGACGCCGGCCGCGGGGCGCGCGCTTCACGCGGACCGCTACAGGCGAGGAGCAGCAGGGTGCTGACGCACAGCACGAGCAGCCAACGAAGAGGGCGCAGCATAGGCAAGGGGCGAGTGGACATTTACGGACGATGAGCCTGCAGCTTTTCCTGCAGGGTAGTGCGCGCCGGGGCGCGGCGGAGGGCTTCTTTCCACCAATGGCGCGCCTGGGCCGGCTGGTTGAGGGCCTGGTAGGCGTCGCCCAACCGCTCAAAGGCCACAGCAGGCGCATCGGTCTGCGCAACGGCGCGTTGGAGCACAGCGCGCGCCTTGGGATAACGCTGCTGGGCCAAATAGATCCGCCCCAGGGTGCTCAGGGCCTCGGCGTTGGTGGGTTGTTGGGCGACGGCGCGTTGGGCCAGTTGCCGGGCGTCGCCGAGGGCGCCGCGGTCGGCCAAGACCGAGGCGTACAGCACCAGCACCGGCGGATGCGCGCTGTCGAGGGCCAGGGCGCGCATGAACGCATTGGTGGCGAGCGAGTCGCTGCCCAGCCGGTGATACAGCCGACCGATGGTTGCGTGGATCATGGCTACCGAAGGCGACGATAGCACACCGCGGGCGCTCGACGACTGGCGTGTGGCGCGTATCAGGTCGAGGGCTTCTTGAAAGCGCGCGAGCGCTGCCCGGTCGCGGTGCAGTGCCATGAGGGCTGATCCGGCGGTGCGCACCAGCATAATCTGTCCGGGGAACAAGAGCAGGCCCTCGTTGGCCATGTCGAGCGCCGCTTGTGGGCGACCGGCTCTCAAAAACGACTCGGCCGCCCGCTCCCAGTCGTCGGGGTGCCGGGGATCGGCGCGCAGCGCGTCTTGCAGAAGCGGCGCCGCCGCAGCGTATTGCTCCATGCTGTGCCGGATGGTGCCCAGCAGGTACGATGCGTCATTGTGGCCCGGTGCGCGCTCCAGCACACGTACAAGCAGCGCTGCAGCCCCCCGAAGCAGCGTCGAGTCGGGGGACGCGGTGGCCAGGGCCGTGTGGTACATCAGTTGGGCCTGCATGGCGAGCTCATCCGCCGAGGCCCCGCTGCGCTGCACGAGCTGTTGCATGAGCGTGTCGGCCTTGGCGGCCGCGCCTTGCCGGCGGTACAGGCTGGCCAGCCGGGTCATCACCTCCGGATTGTGGGGCAACTGCTCGGCGAGTTGCTCATACAGCGCAACAGCTTCCTGGGTGCGCCCGTGCGCGGCATAAAACTGCCCCAGCATGTTGCGGTAGCGCGGCTTGTGGGGCGCACGCACGATCAGGCGGCGCAGCGTCGATTCGATGCCCGCGGTATCGCCCACGGTGCGGTACAGCGCCAGCATCGCCGCCCACGTATCAACCGAGGGCTGAGCGGCCGTGGCGTAGGCCTCGTAGGCCGCAAGCGCGTCGTGGGGACGCCCGGCTTCGGCGAGTGCGGCGGCTCGGGCGCGGCGGTACCGCTGGTGCTGCGGATGGCGCTGCAGCAGCGTCTGGTAGGCGGCTGCGGCGTCGGTCCACCGATGCATAGCCTCCAGCTGCTTTGCCACCTGCGCGTGGTAAAACACGTTGCCGGGGGCTGCCGCGCGGGCCTTGCGGGCATAATGCAAGGCCGCTGCGTCCTCACCGCGGGCCGCGTGGGCATCCGACAGCGACGAGAGAATCGCGGCCTCTTGGGGGGCTAGCTCAAGCGCTTGCTCGTAATACGCGATAGCGGCCGAGTAGTCTTCCGCAAAGGCGCGCGTCATGCCGCGCACAAACAGGCGCTGCGTCAGCCCGCTCACCGGTTCCTCCGCCTGCGCGGTTGCGGGTTGGGCCTGCACAGGCGCAGGCCACCCGCTTGCAAGCAGCCCGCAGCACAGCACAATGGCAACACGGAGACCCTTCATGGCAGTAGAAAACCAGTGTGACAAAATCCACAAACAAAAACGGGAATGTTTGGGGCGAAGTTTCTCGCAAGAAGCGCGCCGCAGGCTTCATTGTCCACCAAAAATTACCGCGTGGGCATCGACAATGGAAGCGGTTTCGGTTAGGTTGAAGCAATTGTGCGTTTCCTTTTCGCGAACACCTACGGGTCATGACAACCATCGAACGCATCGCAGTAATTGGCGCCGGCACCATGGGCAACGGCATCGCCCACGTGTTTGCCCTGAACGGCTACCCCACCACGCTTGTGGATCTGGATGAGGAGATGTTGGCCAGCGGCGAGGCCACCATCCAGAAAAACATGGCGCGGCAGGTCAAAAAGGAGGTCATCTCGGCCGACGAAAAAGCCGAAGCGCTGGGGCGGCTCACGCTCGAAACGGATCTGGCCGCGGGCGTATCAACGGCCGATCTGGTGATTGAGGCGGTAACCGAGAAGAACACGGTGAAGGCGGAGGTCTTTGCGTCGCTTGACGAGCACGCCCCCGACACGGCCATCTTGGCGTCCAACACGTCGTCCATTTCCATCACGTGGCTCGGCGCCCAAACAGAGCGCCCGGAGCGCGTCATTGGCATGCACTTTTTCAATCCGGTGCCGCTGATGGCGTTGGTGGAGGTGGTGCGCGGGCTGGAAACCACCGATGCGGTCTACGGCACCATCGAGGCGCTGGCCAAGGATCTGGGCAAGACGCCGGTGGAGGTGGAAGACTTTCCGGGGTTTGTCTCCAACCGCATCCTCATGCCCATGATTAACGAGGCGGTGTACTGCGTGATGGAGGGCGTGGCCTCGGTGGAAGACATCGACACGGTGATGAAGCTGGGCATGAACCATCCCATGGGGCCGCTTACGCTGGCCGACTTCATTGGGCTGGACGTGTGTCTGGGCATCATGGAAGTGCTGCACGGCGAGCTGGGTGACGACAAGTATCGTCCGTGCCCGCTGCTCAAAAAGAAAGTGACCGCAGGCCACTTGGGCCGGAAGTCGGGGCAAGGCTTTTACACCTACGATTAACCCCGTGCCATGAACGGGCTGTGTGGCATCACCGGAGTTGCGTTGTACGGTGCGGCGCTGGCCGCGGGCGGCGTGTTTGGCGTTGGCGCCTACCGCTGGGGATGGCTTACGGGGCCGGCGGCGGCGTGGGCAGCCGGCATGGGGGCAACGCTCCTGATGGCGGGGCCCGCGTGGGCCGTGCCGGCGCTCGCGTTTTTTGGCGGCAGCACGGCTTGGTCGTGGGCCGGGCGGCGGGCGAAGGACGCGCTGGCGTATGCAGACGAATCCGGCAGGCGGCGTACGGCGCGTCAGGTGCTCGCCAACGGCGGGGTGGCCTGGCTGTGCGCGCTGGGTAGCCTGTGGAGCCCGCACCCGGTGTGGGCCGCGGCGGGTTGGGCGGCGCTCGCTGCCGCGGCAGCCGACACGTGGGCCACCGAGATTGGGGCGTGGGTTGGGCATGCGCCGCGGAATGCCTGGACGGGCCGTGGGCTCGCGCGCGGCGCGTCGGGCGGCATGACGTGGACCGGAAGTGCGGCGGCGGCAGCGGGAAGCCTGAGCGTTACGGCGCCGCTCTTGGGACTGGTGCCGCATGCGGCCTACGACGCTGTGTTGCTCGCGGGCGTCGCGGGGGTGGGCGGCGCCATTGCCGATAGTCTGCTGGGCGCGACCGTGCAGGCCCGTTACCGCGATCCGGTAAGCGGCCTCCTCGTGGAGCACCCGCCGGCGCCCGGCAGCGCCCCCACCCGTGGATGGCCCCACCTGCGCAACGATGCGGTCAATCTGCTGGGGACGGGAACAGCCGCGCTCCTTGCGAGCAGTTACTACGTCCTCCTGCTTTCCTTTTAACGTGTTTGTGCGCTCATGGCTGTTCAACTACCCATCCGCGTCATGTTTGTGTGCCTCGGCAACATCTGCCGCAGCCCGCTGGCCGAAGCCGCGTTTCGTGAGGCGGTGGCCGATGCGGGCCTTTCCGACCACTTTGCCATTGACTCGTCCGGGACGGGCGACTGGCACGTGGGCGATCCGGCCGACCGGCGCATGCGGCAGACGGCGCGCCGCCACGGCCTCTCGCTCGACGACCACCGGGCGTCGCAGTTTGCTGCGCGCGACCTGGTAGACTACGACCACATCTTCGTCATGGACAAGAGCAACCTGAACGATGTGCTCTACCTGGATGAAGCCGACGAATACAGCGGCAAGGTGCGGCTCTTTCGGGAGTTTGACCCCGAGCCCGGCGACTACCAGGTGCCCGATCCCTACCACGGCGGCCGCGAAGGCTTCGAAACCGTATACGCAATGGTGGAGCGCACCGCCCGAAGCATCCGCGACCGTATGATTGACACCTACGAGTTGCCGGTCGAAGCATAACGCATCGTGTGGTCGGGATTGCGGGGTTTCTTCAATTGAAATAAAACCGTAATACCAAAAGCGGCGGTGGGGCAAT comes from Salisaeta longa DSM 21114 and encodes:
- the lpdA gene encoding dihydrolipoyl dehydrogenase, translated to MATRYDCVVIGSGPGGYETAIRASQLGMNTAIIEKDKLGGVCLNVGCIPTKALLKSAEMAYDAQHFGDYGLTVEGSITPDFPKVIERSRGAASKMNSGVQFLMKKNKIDVIYGHGRLTAPDTVEVTPSTNMDGEEIGEETTVQADHIIVATGARPREIPPLPFDGEHVISSTEAMLQTDQPDRLVIVGAGAIGVEFGYFYHNMGTEVTIIEVQDRMVPNEDADVSKELAKAYRRMGINVMTDARVQGYAEDGDALSVEVETDSGTEHIACDQILSAVGVVGNIEDVGLDAVGVETAPGKIEVDEFFRTNVDGVYAIGDVAGGPWLAHKASHEGILCIEKIAGHDVRPIDYNNVPGCTYCQPQIASVGYTEDAAKEAGYDVMVGKFPFKASGKAAALGHTEGFVKTIYDKKYGEFLGCHIIGHDATELIAEVVTARKLETTGHEIMEAMHPHPTLSESIMEATRVAYGEPINI
- a CDS encoding murein hydrolase activator EnvC family protein — protein: MRMRRFCWVLLMLLGWSTAAAPTAWAQSSVQQEQQQTKERLAALKRQIQTERQQLEQAAEAEAATREKLERIQREISLREELVATYQQRLNQLEEEQAALRDTLRTLSSGLTELKEEYQRRATHAYKYGRLHDLALIFSASTINQMLVRARYLHQFAEQRKQRRSAILTAQSAIEKRREKLSASLARTQRLLADARAERNRLRSLRADRQAVIAELREKRSTLKADIEKKQQAAQALQERIQALIADARAGTRSASRTAAEAARFANLSSSFQRNRGDLPWPATGAITESYGNHRDPVYGTTTFHPGIFIATRPRADVHAVFDGTVSDVDFVPGYGTYLVVQHGEYLSVYSNFSTLYVAVGNQVAAGEVLGQAGTSTEPRGAGLFFAVFDTDGGTSTNPVAWLRDR
- a CDS encoding DUF4292 domain-containing protein encodes the protein MLRPLRWLLVLCVSTLLLLACSGPREARAPRPASFPNHTTAQIHQRVAAGTDSLRTLQAEARVRIDAPARDGSFTARIRQDRADSLYMSLHAFLGIEAGRMLLTPDSFYVYNRLDNQLLYGTVQEAQSFLPVPVATRALFANMTGLLAPPAGGGWTTAVGPDSLNYVITAPSGCCTYTVDPTRWRVLRYVERSADGAIVEERRFGDFATVGGVVVPQSITFRRPADGTRAQIAYKEMRFNTALPPFRLTVDGDVQRLSYPFSAVDE
- a CDS encoding tetratricopeptide repeat protein; amino-acid sequence: MKGLRVAIVLCCGLLASGWPAPVQAQPATAQAEEPVSGLTQRLFVRGMTRAFAEDYSAAIAYYEQALELAPQEAAILSSLSDAHAARGEDAAALHYARKARAAAPGNVFYHAQVAKQLEAMHRWTDAAAAYQTLLQRHPQHQRYRRARAAALAEAGRPHDALAAYEAYATAAQPSVDTWAAMLALYRTVGDTAGIESTLRRLIVRAPHKPRYRNMLGQFYAAHGRTQEAVALYEQLAEQLPHNPEVMTRLASLYRRQGAAAKADTLMQQLVQRSGASADELAMQAQLMYHTALATASPDSTLLRGAAALLVRVLERAPGHNDASYLLGTIRHSMEQYAAAAPLLQDALRADPRHPDDWERAAESFLRAGRPQAALDMANEGLLLFPGQIMLVRTAGSALMALHRDRAALARFQEALDLIRATRQSSSARGVLSSPSVAMIHATIGRLYHRLGSDSLATNAFMRALALDSAHPPVLVLYASVLADRGALGDARQLAQRAVAQQPTNAEALSTLGRIYLAQQRYPKARAVLQRAVAQTDAPAVAFERLGDAYQALNQPAQARHWWKEALRRAPARTTLQEKLQAHRP
- a CDS encoding 3-hydroxyacyl-CoA dehydrogenase family protein, coding for MTTIERIAVIGAGTMGNGIAHVFALNGYPTTLVDLDEEMLASGEATIQKNMARQVKKEVISADEKAEALGRLTLETDLAAGVSTADLVIEAVTEKNTVKAEVFASLDEHAPDTAILASNTSSISITWLGAQTERPERVIGMHFFNPVPLMALVEVVRGLETTDAVYGTIEALAKDLGKTPVEVEDFPGFVSNRILMPMINEAVYCVMEGVASVEDIDTVMKLGMNHPMGPLTLADFIGLDVCLGIMEVLHGELGDDKYRPCPLLKKKVTAGHLGRKSGQGFYTYD
- a CDS encoding DUF92 domain-containing protein, which encodes MNGLCGITGVALYGAALAAGGVFGVGAYRWGWLTGPAAAWAAGMGATLLMAGPAWAVPALAFFGGSTAWSWAGRRAKDALAYADESGRRRTARQVLANGGVAWLCALGSLWSPHPVWAAAGWAALAAAAADTWATEIGAWVGHAPRNAWTGRGLARGASGGMTWTGSAAAAAGSLSVTAPLLGLVPHAAYDAVLLAGVAGVGGAIADSLLGATVQARYRDPVSGLLVEHPPAPGSAPTRGWPHLRNDAVNLLGTGTAALLASSYYVLLLSF
- a CDS encoding low molecular weight protein-tyrosine-phosphatase, translated to MAVQLPIRVMFVCLGNICRSPLAEAAFREAVADAGLSDHFAIDSSGTGDWHVGDPADRRMRQTARRHGLSLDDHRASQFAARDLVDYDHIFVMDKSNLNDVLYLDEADEYSGKVRLFREFDPEPGDYQVPDPYHGGREGFETVYAMVERTARSIRDRMIDTYELPVEA